One Labrus mixtus chromosome 12, fLabMix1.1, whole genome shotgun sequence DNA segment encodes these proteins:
- the dll4 gene encoding delta-like protein 4 translates to MAAWFTFTIAFSTTLISQVFGSGVFELDLHEFKNHKGLLANGNACKPNCRTYFRICLKNYQAVVSPGDCIFGSTMTAVLSTNSFSAKDSGTLPRPIQIPFNFGWPGSFSLIIEAWHSPYGNLPVDTNNQDFLISFFAIQRQMGVGTAWYPELQMVKQTELRYSYRFICNDSYYGESCSKKCTPRDDRFGHYTCNRDGQLSCLPGWKGKYCEEPICLEGCSESNGNCSKPGECVCRDGWQGTFCDECKKYPACKHGTCQLPWQCNCQEGWGGLLCDQDLNFCTHHRPCVNGATCMNTGQGSYTCTCLPGFTGVNCELEMQECDSNPCRNGGICTNLESGYMCTCPQGFEGSHCERSAHLLTCADSPCFHSGKCWEKDNGRSYMCECPRGYTGLNCEKRVDKCTSLPCSNGGLCLIHGGVRVCSCRAGFTGQRCEININECAGNPCLNGGTCQDRITDYTCACPAGFGGRNCDRVLDECSLRTCLNGGACTGGDGPGKPPASCVCASGFTGPRCEFFAAVTSPVTHGEIQDGFQWAAVSLAVGLVALLVLLCMVGLALRHIHRQAQRERRDTETMNNMSNVQKDNLIPEAQLKNTNQKIGLEVDCDMEKSNFIHKNYHLDSYNSKSKEFKDEMSQEDKSLIYDKCLEDKMPLSRMYSEKPECRISTICSSRDSMYQSVFVIAEERRECVIATEV, encoded by the exons ATGGCAGCCTGGTTCACCTTTACAATCGCATTTAGCACCACGTTGATATCACAG GTATTTGGCTCCGGTGTTTTTGAGCTCGATCTGCACGAATTTAAAAACCACAAAGGTTTGCTGGCGAACGGGAACGCGTGCAAACCCAACTGCAGGACTTATTTTAGAATTTGCCTGAAGAACTATCAGGCCGTGGTGTCGCCAGGTGACTGCATCTTTGGGAGTACAATGACAGCGGTGCTATCGACAAACTCTTTCAGTGCAAAGGACAGTGGCACTTTACCCAGACCGATTCAGATACCGTTCAACTTTGGCTGGCCG GGGTCATTTTCATTAATAATTGAAGCCTGGCATTCACCTTATGGAAATCTACCTGTAG acACGAACAACCAAGACTTCCTGATAAGCTTTTTTGCTATCCAGAGACAGATGGGTGTAGGAACTGCCTGGTATCCAGAATTGCAGAtggtaaaacaaacagagctgagaTACTCATACAGATTCATCTGCAACGACAGTTACTACGGAGAAAGTTGTTCCAAAAAATGCACGCCCAGGGACGACCGATTTGGACACTACACCTGCAACCGCGACGGGCAGCTATCCTGTCTGCCTGGTTGGAAGGGGAAATACTGTGAAGAAC CTATTTGTCTGGAGGGCTGCAGCGAGAGTAATGGAAACTGCTCCAAACCTGGCGAGTGTGT aTGCAGAGACGGATGGCAGGGCACATTCTGCGACGAGTGTAAGAAGTACCCGGCCTGTAAGCACGGCACCTGCCAGCTGCCGTGGCAGTGTAACTGTCAGGAGGGCTGGGGAGGCCTATTATGTGACCAAG accTGAACTTCTGCACCCATCATCGGCCTTGTGTGAACGGTGCCACATGTATGAATACAGGACAGGGAAGCTATACGTGTACCTGCCTGCCTGGTTTCACAGGGGTCAACTGTGAGCTGGAGATGCAGGAGTGTGACAGCAACCCCTGCAGGAATGGAGGGATATGCACA aaTCTGGAAAGTGGCTACATGTGCACTTGTCCCCAAGGTTTTGAGGGCTCTCACTGCGAGCGCAGTGCACACCTGCTGACATGTGCAGATTCCCCGTGCTTCCACAGCGGCAAATGCTGGGAGAAAGACAATGGCCGCAGCTACATGTGTGAGTGCCCCCGCGGTTACACTGGACTCAACTGCGAGAAGAGGGTGGACAAGTGCACGTCGCTTCCCTGCTCTAATG GTGGTCTCTGTCTGATCCACggaggtgtgcgtgtgtgtagctGCCGTGCGGGATTCACTGGCCAGCGCTGTGAAATCAACATCAACGAGTGTGCCGGAAACCCCTGCCTCAATGGAGGCACCTGCCAAGACCGGATCACTGACTACACCTGCGCCTGTCCTGCAGGTTTCGGTGGACGCAACTGTGACCGAGTCTTGGACGAGTGCTCCCTTCGGACCTGCCTAAACGGGGGTGCCTGCACCGGAGGAGATGGACCAGGGAAACCTCCAGCATCCTGTGTCTGTGCATCAGGCTTCACCGGGCCTCGCTGTGAGTTCTTCGCCGCTGTCACCTCTCCTGTGACCCATGGAGAGATCCAAGATGGCTTCCAGTGGGCGGCAGTTTCTCTGGCTGTAGGGCTGGTTGCGCTCCTGGTTCTGTTGTGCATGGTGGGCCTGGCTTTGAGGCACATCCACCGGCAGGCCCAAAGAGAgcggagagacacagagaccaTGAACAACATGTCTAACGTGCAGAAAGATAACTTGATCCCAGAGGCCCAGctaaaaaacaccaaccagaaaATTGGGCTGGAGGTGGACTGCGATATGGAGAAATCGAACTTTATCCACAAAAACTATCACTTGGACTCTTACAACTCTAAATCGAAGGAGTTCAAGGATGAAATGTCACAAGAGGATAAAAGTCTAATTTATGACAAATGTTTAGAAGACAAAATGCCTTTGAGTAGAATGTACAG tgaAAAGCCGGAGTGTAGGATATCAACGATATGTTCCTCAAGAGACTCCATGTACCAGTCGGTATTTGTTatagcagaggagaggagggagtgcGTCATAGCAACAGAG GTATAA